From a region of the Synechococcus sp. PCC 7502 genome:
- a CDS encoding pentapeptide repeat-containing protein — protein sequence MSESSTKPIGKNYKGQDLSGHRLFGAELNDADLSGANLSKARMSGAELNRANMSGANLHSTHLNRAVMKNANLENADLTGAKMMEVNLSEANLTNANLSNVSGVESNLTMANLAGAILSSADFSNSNLSKVNLVGADLQGAIFSNTNLTGADLSGINLKGVNLSGANLSMANLSGAILGGANITKANFAQTDLSNADLRDVNIYATNIVEANLSGATMPDGTKRG from the coding sequence ATGTCTGAAAGTTCGACAAAGCCAATAGGAAAAAATTATAAAGGTCAAGACCTAAGTGGGCATAGGCTATTTGGGGCAGAACTCAATGATGCCGATCTGAGTGGAGCTAATCTAAGTAAAGCCAGAATGAGTGGCGCTGAACTGAACCGAGCAAATATGAGTGGGGCAAACTTACATAGTACTCATCTGAATCGAGCCGTGATGAAAAATGCCAATCTGGAAAATGCAGATTTGACTGGAGCTAAAATGATGGAAGTCAATCTGAGTGAGGCGAATTTAACAAATGCCAATTTAAGCAATGTTAGTGGTGTTGAGTCAAACCTAACTATGGCAAATTTAGCTGGGGCGATACTAAGCAGTGCAGACTTCAGTAATTCCAATCTGAGTAAGGTTAATTTGGTTGGTGCGGATTTACAAGGTGCGATTTTTAGCAACACTAATCTAACTGGAGCTGATCTCAGTGGAATAAATCTTAAGGGGGTTAATTTAAGTGGAGCTAACCTAAGTATGGCGAATTTGAGTGGCGCAATTTTGGGCGGAGCCAACATCACTAAGGCTAATTTTGCTCAAACTGACCTTAGTAATGCCGATCTGAGGGATGTAAATATCTATGCTACCAATATAGTTGAGGCAAATCTGTCGGGAGCAACTATGCCGGATGGTACAAAGAGGGGATAA
- a CDS encoding metal ABC transporter solute-binding protein, Zn/Mn family — MKRKIRILAVISGVIAILSGCNQESNINNVSNQAPNKPLPLVVATSSVICDLTKQIAAETINLKCLIEAGTDPHTYKTTPDDIKAIANSKLVLYSGYNFEPTLIRAIKADTGTAGKVAVAEVAVPKPILAKSEEVDDKATGKLEPDPHVWHNAQNGIKMVEEIAFELKTIAPEQVQLYEKNSKKTVTEILAIDRWIKTQIATIPANQRRLVTTHDALGYYVQAYNIPLEGALQGISTEEKATPTRIKDLVNTIKSSRVPTIFAESSINPKLIQTLSKESQVNISNQPLFTDGLGAEGSNANTYQTMLIANTKAIVEGLGGKFTPIQ, encoded by the coding sequence TTGAAGCGAAAAATTAGGATATTAGCTGTAATTTCTGGAGTGATCGCTATTCTGAGTGGTTGTAATCAAGAGTCAAATATTAATAATGTTTCAAATCAAGCCCCTAATAAACCTTTACCTTTAGTTGTGGCAACTTCTAGTGTGATTTGTGATTTAACCAAACAAATAGCTGCGGAGACCATTAATCTAAAATGCTTGATTGAAGCTGGTACCGATCCCCATACCTATAAAACCACACCCGATGATATTAAGGCGATCGCCAACTCGAAATTAGTTTTATACAGTGGCTATAATTTTGAACCGACATTAATCCGAGCGATCAAGGCTGATACTGGAACTGCTGGAAAGGTAGCTGTGGCAGAAGTTGCTGTACCCAAGCCAATTTTGGCAAAAAGTGAAGAAGTGGATGATAAAGCCACAGGAAAATTAGAACCCGATCCCCATGTCTGGCATAACGCTCAAAATGGGATAAAAATGGTAGAAGAGATCGCCTTTGAGTTAAAAACAATTGCCCCAGAACAAGTGCAGCTTTACGAAAAAAACAGTAAAAAGACAGTTACGGAAATCTTAGCCATAGATAGATGGATTAAAACCCAAATTGCCACTATTCCCGCTAATCAACGTAGGCTTGTGACCACCCACGATGCCCTTGGTTACTATGTACAAGCATACAACATTCCCCTTGAAGGTGCATTACAGGGAATCAGCACCGAGGAAAAAGCCACGCCTACAAGAATTAAAGACTTAGTGAATACAATTAAATCTAGCAGGGTACCCACTATTTTTGCTGAATCTAGTATTAATCCTAAATTAATTCAAACCCTATCCAAGGAATCTCAAGTCAATATTTCAAATCAACCTCTGTTTACTGATGGATTGGGAGCCGAAGGCAGTAATGCTAATACCTATCAAACAATGCTAATTGCTAATACCAAGGCGATCGTCGAAGGACTAGGCGGTAAATTCACTCCCATTCAATAG
- a CDS encoding GUN4 domain-containing protein gives MTQLQSEVNIDYSPLAQLLIQQDFEAADRFTSLMLREIVGESAVKRGWLYFTEVAQINNTDLKTINDLWLAHSDGKFGFSVQRKIWLGLDKNWEKFWLQIGWKKDKRFTRYPTEFIWNTTAPKGHLPLSNQIRGNKTIAAIFAHPLWSL, from the coding sequence ATGACTCAATTACAATCAGAGGTAAATATAGATTACAGTCCTCTGGCACAACTTTTGATACAGCAAGACTTTGAAGCTGCTGATCGCTTTACCTCTTTGATGTTGCGAGAAATTGTCGGAGAGAGTGCTGTCAAAAGGGGTTGGCTATACTTTACTGAAGTGGCACAAATTAATAATACTGATCTCAAAACTATTAACGATCTGTGGCTGGCACATTCTGATGGAAAGTTTGGTTTTTCTGTGCAACGTAAAATTTGGCTAGGCTTAGATAAAAATTGGGAAAAATTTTGGTTACAAATTGGTTGGAAAAAAGATAAAAGATTTACCAGATACCCCACCGAGTTTATTTGGAATACCACTGCTCCTAAAGGACATTTACCGCTATCAAATCAGATTAGAGGGAACAAAACCATTGCTGCTATATTTGCCCATCCCCTATGGTCATTATAA
- the pruA gene encoding L-glutamate gamma-semialdehyde dehydrogenase yields MVTQAVKPTEIINSDRYEAKTQEIARKILAASKGGFWDKLKGEMRLDDKLMAWGMGNEGLRVQLFRLIDCLPALKSKAEIARHMQEYLASDAVEVPALRSLLNFSTDNPNSLTATAAATALGAAVESLARRYVSGENLPEAIKNIERLRKERYAFTMDLLGEAVISEVEAQSYFDRYVQMMIDLTNKAKSWTVIDQIDKADGIELPRVQVSVKLSAFYSQFDPLDPLVTTAKVSKPVRTLLRKAKELGCAVHFDMEQYAYKTLTLQILKQVLTEPEFCDRTDVGITLQGYLRNSQQDLLDLVGWAKTRGKPITVRLVKGAYWDQETIKAYQQGWDQPVFNEKSSTDYNYERLVEILLENHQYLYAAVGSHNVRSLAKAIAIAQTLNIPQRNFEVQALYGMGDKFTKAIADMGYRVRIYCPFGDLIPGMSYLIRRLLENTANSSFLRLSTNDERPVDELLVKPTLETDSGKNRHIEFDRFSNAGDTDYAQADKRSQSQQAFNLVKASLGKTYLPIVNGEELQTEAFAESLNPSNCSQVVGKIGLASIDQAELAMTAAKTAFPSWKKLTATERGNILRKAADIMEDRRAELSAWIVLEVGKPVREADAEVSEAIDFCRYYAKEIERISQPVKRNVPGEDNTYIYQPRGVVLVISPWNFPLAIALGMSAGALAAGNTVILKPAEQASVIGAKIMEVFQAAGMPKGVFNYLSGKGSQVGSYLVKHPDVQVIAFTGSQQVGCQIYTDASILQPKQKHMKRVIAEMGGKNTIIIDESADLDQAVVAVMNSAFGYAGQKCSACSRVVVLSPVYENFLARLVEATRSLTVGEANLPATKVGAVIDGKAQEKILSYIQTAREVNKIALEIPVPHHGYYVSPTIVTDVKPDDLISQEEIFGPVLAVLKADSFDEALAIANNTNYALTGGIFSRTPSHIEKAYAEFEVGNLYINRGITGALVDRHPFGGFKLSGVGSKAGGQDYLLQFLEPRSITENTQRQGFAPLDMLE; encoded by the coding sequence GTGGTTACTCAAGCTGTAAAACCTACCGAGATCATTAATTCCGACCGTTACGAGGCTAAGACCCAAGAAATTGCCCGCAAAATTCTCGCTGCTAGTAAAGGTGGTTTTTGGGACAAACTCAAAGGGGAAATGCGCCTAGACGATAAATTAATGGCGTGGGGTATGGGAAATGAAGGTTTGCGCGTCCAGTTATTTCGGTTGATCGATTGCCTACCTGCCTTGAAAAGTAAAGCCGAAATCGCCCGACACATGCAGGAATATTTAGCTAGTGATGCCGTTGAAGTTCCCGCTCTGCGATCGCTTCTGAATTTTAGTACGGATAATCCCAACTCCTTAACCGCCACCGCCGCCGCTACAGCATTAGGAGCAGCCGTAGAATCCTTAGCGAGAAGATATGTCAGTGGAGAAAACCTACCTGAAGCAATTAAAAATATTGAACGGCTCCGAAAGGAACGCTACGCTTTTACGATGGATCTACTGGGCGAGGCAGTAATTAGTGAAGTTGAAGCACAGTCATACTTTGATCGCTATGTGCAGATGATGATCGATCTCACGAACAAAGCAAAATCGTGGACAGTAATTGATCAGATTGATAAAGCAGATGGCATTGAACTGCCTAGGGTGCAGGTGTCAGTAAAGCTTAGTGCTTTCTATTCCCAATTCGATCCCCTCGATCCATTGGTGACCACAGCAAAGGTGAGCAAACCAGTCCGAACTCTATTACGAAAAGCAAAGGAACTGGGATGTGCTGTGCATTTCGACATGGAACAGTATGCTTATAAGACTTTAACCTTGCAGATTCTGAAGCAGGTATTAACGGAGCCAGAATTTTGCGATCGCACCGATGTGGGAATTACACTTCAAGGGTATTTACGGAATTCGCAACAGGATTTATTAGATTTAGTCGGATGGGCAAAGACTAGAGGCAAACCCATCACTGTGCGTTTAGTGAAGGGAGCTTACTGGGATCAAGAAACCATCAAGGCATATCAGCAGGGCTGGGATCAACCTGTTTTTAATGAAAAAAGTTCTACGGATTATAACTATGAACGCTTAGTAGAGATTCTCTTAGAAAATCATCAATATCTCTATGCCGCCGTTGGCAGTCATAATGTGCGGTCTTTAGCAAAGGCGATCGCTATTGCTCAAACTCTAAATATTCCCCAACGCAACTTTGAAGTGCAAGCTCTCTATGGCATGGGTGATAAATTTACCAAGGCGATCGCAGATATGGGATACAGAGTCAGGATTTACTGTCCCTTTGGGGATTTAATTCCGGGTATGTCCTACCTAATTCGGCGATTACTAGAGAATACTGCCAATAGTTCGTTTTTGCGCCTGAGTACCAATGATGAACGACCAGTGGATGAATTACTGGTAAAGCCGACCTTAGAAACTGATTCTGGGAAAAATCGTCACATTGAATTTGATCGTTTTTCTAATGCTGGTGATACCGATTATGCCCAAGCTGACAAGCGATCGCAGTCCCAACAGGCATTTAACTTGGTTAAAGCAAGTTTAGGTAAAACCTATCTTCCTATTGTGAATGGAGAGGAACTACAAACGGAGGCATTCGCTGAGTCTCTTAATCCTTCTAACTGCTCTCAAGTTGTGGGTAAAATCGGACTAGCAAGCATCGACCAAGCGGAACTGGCAATGACTGCTGCTAAAACCGCATTTCCCAGTTGGAAGAAATTAACAGCAACGGAACGGGGTAATATTCTGCGTAAAGCTGCGGATATTATGGAAGATCGACGGGCTGAACTCAGTGCTTGGATTGTTTTGGAAGTTGGCAAACCAGTTAGGGAGGCAGATGCGGAAGTTTCTGAAGCGATAGATTTCTGTCGCTACTATGCTAAGGAAATCGAAAGAATATCCCAACCTGTGAAACGGAATGTACCGGGAGAAGATAATACCTATATCTATCAACCTAGGGGAGTGGTTTTAGTGATTTCGCCTTGGAATTTCCCCTTGGCGATCGCTTTGGGTATGAGTGCAGGGGCATTAGCCGCAGGGAATACGGTAATCCTTAAACCTGCCGAGCAAGCTTCTGTGATTGGTGCCAAGATTATGGAAGTCTTCCAAGCCGCAGGAATGCCCAAGGGCGTATTTAATTATCTATCAGGAAAAGGTTCCCAAGTTGGTTCCTATTTAGTTAAACATCCAGATGTCCAAGTGATTGCCTTTACGGGTTCGCAGCAGGTGGGATGCCAGATTTATACCGATGCCTCAATTCTTCAGCCTAAGCAAAAGCACATGAAGCGAGTAATCGCCGAAATGGGAGGGAAGAATACTATCATCATTGATGAAAGTGCCGATTTAGATCAGGCAGTAGTTGCCGTGATGAATTCAGCTTTTGGTTATGCTGGACAAAAATGCTCGGCTTGCTCAAGGGTTGTGGTTTTATCACCCGTTTATGAAAATTTTCTAGCTAGATTAGTAGAAGCGACCCGTTCTTTAACCGTCGGTGAAGCTAATTTACCTGCGACTAAGGTGGGGGCAGTAATTGACGGCAAGGCTCAAGAGAAAATTCTGAGTTATATCCAAACAGCAAGGGAAGTAAATAAAATTGCCTTAGAAATACCAGTTCCTCATCATGGCTACTATGTCTCGCCCACGATCGTTACTGATGTTAAACCTGATGATCTGATCTCCCAGGAGGAAATCTTTGGTCCAGTTTTAGCAGTTCTGAAGGCAGATAGTTTTGATGAGGCTCTAGCGATCGCTAATAATACCAATTACGCTCTCACAGGGGGAATCTTCTCCCGTACCCCTTCCCATATTGAAAAAGCATACGCTGAATTTGAGGTGGGAAATCTCTATATCAATCGTGGTATCACAGGGGCATTAGTCGATCGCCATCCCTTTGGGGGATTTAAGCTTAGTGGCGTAGGTTCTAAAGCGGGCGGGCAGGATTATCTCTTGCAATTCCTAGAGCCTCGTTCGATTACGGAAAATACCCAACGTCAGGGCTTTGCCCCTTTGGATATGCTGGAATAA
- a CDS encoding metal ABC transporter ATP-binding protein: MLYFENGYHFNFVMLEVQELSVNYRGLKALEAINFQIHRGQVVGIIGPNGAGKSTLFKALLGLIPLLSGQVTYNGKLLSRQKQRVAYVPQRSQIDWDYPVTVWNVVMMARTTYSGWFHNHSRRSQEIVREALQKVEMLHLSDRRISDLSGGQQQRVFLARALAQEVDLFLLDEPLAGVDKKTEELILEIYRDLKAQGKTLLVSCHEWGQTLDNYDQLLLLNQSLIAYGSPQEVMTLENIQSAYGSSQQVRRLVSPLEAVMAC; the protein is encoded by the coding sequence GTGCTATATTTTGAGAATGGTTATCATTTTAATTTTGTCATGTTAGAAGTTCAAGAGCTTTCTGTCAACTACCGAGGGTTAAAAGCACTAGAAGCAATAAACTTTCAGATTCATAGGGGGCAGGTTGTGGGGATAATTGGTCCTAATGGCGCAGGCAAAAGTACCCTATTCAAGGCTTTACTGGGTTTAATTCCTCTACTATCGGGTCAGGTCACCTATAATGGCAAACTACTGTCACGCCAAAAACAACGGGTGGCTTATGTTCCCCAGCGATCGCAAATAGATTGGGACTATCCCGTTACCGTTTGGAATGTAGTGATGATGGCACGTACTACCTATTCAGGTTGGTTTCACAATCACAGCCGCCGTTCCCAAGAAATTGTCCGAGAAGCATTACAAAAAGTAGAAATGTTGCACCTAAGCGATCGCCGCATTAGTGATTTGTCTGGTGGTCAACAGCAACGGGTATTTCTAGCAAGGGCATTGGCACAGGAAGTAGATTTATTTCTACTAGACGAACCCTTAGCTGGTGTGGATAAAAAAACTGAAGAACTAATCCTAGAGATTTATCGCGATCTAAAAGCTCAAGGAAAAACCCTGTTAGTAAGTTGTCATGAATGGGGGCAGACACTAGATAATTACGATCAACTGCTGCTCTTAAATCAGTCTTTAATTGCCTATGGTTCACCCCAAGAAGTCATGACCCTTGAAAACATTCAATCTGCCTATGGTTCATCGCAGCAAGTTCGCCGACTTGTCAGTCCTTTAGAGGCGGTAATGGCTTGTTAG
- a CDS encoding DUF4132 domain-containing protein has translation MIFDSFDWMKGEPKLVGVDGYPIYESDPYYTQHLSLDEILTEALLPEFWWQNANIGLESSVTTIYCIFDISAWQRLSQSRIKIISEKDTFILKTIFACYLRVCWLNRNISGIANEEDKLDRYLQELKGLNSLSEPIDIIIPTLVDMSQIFLNEGIKANPRNKYLQVLYGISENLVLEITSLSNSEVIDLIDVYTKGIFLHSSHSLSKSVSSKIMNLINKLKPFSVELEIALHKIKSAAIIQNDHDNYKKWTTFLEKALEEYTLLPGDVWSDRLLQDLEPLDNDTKKAWQELILHAGTADKSKPTAKWNKKAKELITEIGEESFVNYCLKWFPLVAEPREDNGKGFSDTSLYIDLDPKDAVLLLHDKNCLLLKGLVWSCSNLEDNRLIPAFGALAETCYRKIPQIGARSQLVGNACIYALSVMSGREAITQLEKLQAKIKYSQAKSLIQKAFETAAKRQGITKEDLLELAVPNYGLNENGLLRQSFGSFTAEVKILSSTRVDLQWYKPDGKLQKSLPAEVKNNYSSELKALKRHISEIESLLKVHRDRLENTYLQPRTWKYTDWQERFSHHPLLGYLTNRLVWEFRNETHQETGIWHQNQVVNAQGQALTWLETTEEVNVVLWHPIFADSTLISSWRDWLEQHQICQPFKQAYREIYPLTEAERTTRTYSNRFAAHILRQHQMYQLMKQKGWQYSLQGGFDGANNAIFHLPQSNLQAEFYVDPAGEEVSDVYIYLYVASDRVCFYDQRYTPIPLEDVPALTFSEVMRNVDLFVGVASIGNDPNWSDRGENLHNYDNYWEQYSFGELAMTAQLRREVITRLLPKLKISDRCKIDDRFLIVEGKRRTYKIHFGSGNILMEPNNSYLCIVAGWDKSSNTDSLFLPFEGDNTLSLILSKAFLLADDDKIKDSSILSQIGRH, from the coding sequence GTGATATTCGATTCTTTTGATTGGATGAAAGGTGAACCTAAACTGGTTGGAGTCGATGGTTATCCTATTTACGAAAGTGATCCTTATTACACACAACACCTATCTCTTGACGAAATTTTAACAGAGGCATTACTTCCAGAGTTTTGGTGGCAGAATGCTAATATTGGACTTGAGAGTTCGGTTACAACCATTTACTGTATATTTGATATTTCTGCTTGGCAAAGACTATCTCAAAGCAGGATTAAGATTATTAGTGAAAAAGATACTTTTATTCTTAAAACTATTTTTGCCTGCTACTTAAGAGTTTGCTGGCTTAATAGGAATATATCTGGGATAGCGAATGAAGAAGATAAACTGGATCGATACTTACAAGAATTAAAAGGCTTAAATTCATTATCAGAGCCAATTGACATAATAATCCCTACACTTGTTGATATGAGTCAAATTTTTTTGAATGAAGGGATTAAAGCCAACCCAAGAAATAAATATCTTCAGGTATTGTATGGAATTTCAGAGAATCTAGTCCTTGAAATTACAAGTTTATCCAATTCAGAAGTTATTGATTTAATTGACGTTTATACAAAAGGAATATTTCTGCATAGCTCTCATAGCTTGAGTAAGTCCGTAAGCTCAAAAATCATGAATTTAATTAATAAGCTAAAACCCTTTTCAGTGGAATTAGAAATTGCCTTACATAAAATTAAATCAGCAGCCATAATTCAAAATGATCATGATAATTACAAAAAGTGGACAACGTTTTTAGAAAAGGCATTAGAGGAATATACACTTTTGCCTGGTGATGTATGGAGCGATCGCCTATTACAAGACCTTGAACCTTTAGATAATGATACTAAAAAAGCTTGGCAGGAACTAATTCTCCATGCTGGCACAGCCGATAAATCTAAACCTACGGCAAAATGGAATAAAAAAGCGAAAGAGTTAATTACTGAAATTGGAGAAGAATCATTTGTCAATTATTGCTTAAAGTGGTTTCCATTAGTGGCTGAACCGAGAGAAGATAATGGCAAAGGCTTTTCTGATACTTCTCTATATATCGATCTTGATCCAAAGGATGCTGTTCTTCTCTTGCATGATAAAAACTGTCTGCTTCTCAAAGGCTTAGTTTGGAGTTGTAGCAACTTGGAAGATAATCGTCTGATTCCTGCATTTGGGGCATTAGCTGAAACCTGTTATCGAAAAATTCCGCAAATTGGGGCGCGATCGCAATTAGTGGGTAATGCTTGCATATATGCCCTAAGCGTTATGTCTGGCAGGGAGGCTATAACTCAGTTAGAGAAATTACAGGCAAAAATCAAATATAGTCAAGCAAAGAGCTTAATTCAAAAAGCATTCGAGACGGCGGCGAAAAGACAAGGTATCACTAAAGAAGATTTATTAGAGCTTGCAGTTCCTAACTATGGACTCAATGAGAATGGTCTATTACGTCAAAGTTTTGGCTCTTTTACGGCGGAAGTGAAAATCCTCAGTTCCACCCGTGTGGATTTACAATGGTATAAACCCGATGGTAAGTTACAAAAATCCCTTCCTGCCGAAGTAAAAAATAATTACAGTAGCGAACTAAAAGCATTAAAACGTCATATCAGTGAAATTGAATCTCTGCTTAAAGTTCATCGCGATCGCCTTGAAAATACCTATCTACAACCTCGCACTTGGAAATATACGGATTGGCAGGAACGTTTTAGCCATCATCCTCTCCTTGGATATTTAACAAATCGCCTAGTGTGGGAGTTTAGGAATGAAACCCACCAAGAAACTGGAATTTGGCATCAAAATCAAGTGGTAAATGCTCAAGGGCAAGCTTTAACTTGGCTAGAAACCACCGAAGAAGTAAATGTAGTTTTATGGCATCCGATCTTTGCCGACTCGACCTTGATTTCCAGTTGGCGAGATTGGCTAGAACAACATCAAATTTGCCAACCTTTCAAACAGGCATATCGAGAAATTTATCCCCTGACTGAAGCGGAAAGAACCACAAGGACTTACTCTAATCGCTTTGCTGCCCATATTCTGCGCCAACATCAAATGTATCAACTCATGAAGCAAAAGGGTTGGCAATATAGCCTCCAAGGTGGGTTTGATGGAGCTAATAATGCGATCTTCCATTTACCACAGAGCAATTTACAAGCAGAATTTTATGTTGACCCCGCAGGTGAAGAGGTATCCGATGTCTATATTTATCTCTATGTGGCGAGCGATCGCGTCTGTTTTTACGATCAGCGATATACACCAATTCCCTTGGAAGATGTGCCAGCTTTGACATTCTCGGAAGTGATGCGAAATGTGGATTTATTTGTGGGCGTAGCAAGTATTGGTAACGATCCGAACTGGAGCGATCGCGGCGAAAATCTTCACAACTATGATAACTATTGGGAGCAATACTCCTTTGGCGAACTAGCTATGACCGCCCAACTAAGGCGTGAGGTAATTACTCGATTATTACCAAAACTGAAAATCAGCGATCGCTGTAAGATTGATGATCGATTCCTGATTGTTGAAGGCAAAAGACGCACCTATAAAATCCATTTTGGTAGTGGCAATATCCTAATGGAGCCTAATAATTCCTATCTTTGTATTGTGGCAGGCTGGGATAAATCCTCAAATACAGATAGTCTATTTCTACCCTTTGAAGGTGACAATACCCTATCCCTTATTCTCAGCAAAGCTTTCCTCTTGGCTGATGATGACAAAATTAAGGATAGTTCCATTTTGAGTCAGATCGGTCGCCACTGA
- the rpsF gene encoding 30S ribosomal protein S6, whose protein sequence is MSRLYETMYILRPDLNEQDLETAIAKYKTLLEEKGAEEISIQNRGKRRLAYEVKKNREGIYVQLNYTAPPVAVETLERTMKLSDEVIRFMTIKVTPEQLAAADQPVEIVAEPIAMQRGPGAMDI, encoded by the coding sequence ATGAGCCGTCTTTACGAAACCATGTATATTCTGCGTCCTGATCTTAATGAGCAAGACCTAGAAACTGCGATCGCTAAATATAAAACCCTACTCGAAGAGAAAGGGGCAGAAGAAATTTCAATTCAAAATCGAGGCAAACGCCGCCTTGCATATGAAGTCAAGAAAAATCGTGAAGGTATTTACGTTCAGCTTAATTATACTGCTCCCCCTGTAGCGGTAGAAACCTTGGAAAGAACCATGAAATTAAGTGATGAAGTAATTCGGTTTATGACCATAAAAGTTACTCCCGAGCAACTGGCAGCAGCAGATCAGCCAGTGGAAATTGTAGCCGAACCCATTGCAATGCAGCGTGGACCTGGAGCTATGGATATTTAA
- the guaA gene encoding glutamine-hydrolyzing GMP synthase translates to MIAILDFGSQYSELIARRIRETQVYSEVLPYYTTAAELAKFSPKGIILSGGPSSVYDQGAPTSDPEIWNLGIPILGVCYGMQLMVQQLGGNVARAERGEYGKANLLINDPTNLLTNVENEAIMWMSHGDSVIAMPEGFELLAHTANTPVAAIANLEQNFYGVQFHPEVVHSLGGMALIRNFVYGICECEPTWTTDAFIEEAIREVRSQVGNQRVLLALSGGVDSSTLAFLLHKAIGDQLTCMFIDQGFMRKQEPERLVKLFKEQFAIPVEYIDASDRFLAKVKGITDPEQKRKIIGREFINVFEAESKRLGPFDYLAQGTLYPDVIESADTNIDPATGKRVAVKIKSHHNVGGLPDDLRFTLIEPLRKLFKDEVRKVGTALGLPEEIVKRQPFPGPGLAIRIIGEITPERLEMLRDADMIVRQEINRSGSYNNYWQAFAVLLPTIRSVGVMGDQRTYAYPVVLRFVTSEDGMTADWAKVPYELLETISNRIVNEVKGINRVVLDITSKPPGTIEWE, encoded by the coding sequence ATGATTGCCATCCTCGATTTTGGTTCCCAGTACTCTGAACTAATTGCTAGGCGCATCCGTGAAACTCAAGTCTATTCAGAGGTTTTACCCTACTACACCACTGCTGCCGAATTAGCAAAATTTAGCCCTAAGGGTATTATTCTTTCGGGTGGTCCCAGTTCCGTTTATGATCAGGGCGCTCCCACCTCCGATCCAGAAATTTGGAATCTTGGTATTCCCATCTTAGGGGTGTGTTACGGTATGCAACTGATGGTGCAGCAACTGGGTGGTAATGTAGCAAGGGCGGAACGGGGAGAGTATGGTAAAGCCAATCTGTTGATTAATGATCCCACTAACCTGCTTACTAATGTTGAGAATGAAGCAATAATGTGGATGAGTCATGGCGACTCGGTGATTGCTATGCCCGAAGGCTTTGAACTTTTGGCTCACACTGCTAATACCCCTGTGGCAGCGATCGCTAACCTAGAGCAAAATTTTTATGGCGTGCAGTTTCATCCTGAAGTAGTGCATTCATTGGGTGGGATGGCATTAATTCGTAACTTTGTCTATGGTATTTGTGAGTGTGAACCGACTTGGACTACCGATGCGTTTATTGAAGAGGCAATTCGAGAAGTGCGATCGCAGGTCGGAAATCAGCGTGTGCTTTTAGCTCTATCTGGTGGTGTGGATTCTAGCACCTTGGCATTTCTATTACATAAGGCGATCGGGGATCAATTAACTTGTATGTTTATCGATCAGGGCTTTATGCGTAAACAAGAGCCAGAAAGATTAGTAAAACTATTCAAAGAACAATTTGCGATCCCTGTGGAATATATTGATGCTAGCGATCGCTTTTTAGCAAAAGTTAAAGGCATTACCGATCCAGAACAAAAGCGTAAAATTATTGGTCGTGAGTTTATCAATGTATTTGAAGCGGAATCAAAACGCTTAGGACCCTTTGATTATCTGGCACAGGGAACGCTCTATCCCGATGTCATTGAATCGGCAGATACTAATATCGATCCAGCCACGGGTAAACGGGTTGCGGTCAAAATTAAGAGCCATCACAACGTGGGTGGACTGCCTGATGACTTAAGATTTACCCTAATTGAACCCCTACGCAAACTATTTAAAGATGAAGTGCGTAAAGTTGGCACTGCATTGGGTTTACCTGAGGAAATTGTCAAACGTCAGCCCTTCCCTGGTCCTGGGTTAGCTATACGGATCATCGGTGAAATTACCCCCGAGCGCCTAGAAATGCTCCGAGATGCCGATATGATCGTTCGTCAAGAAATTAATCGCTCAGGTAGTTACAACAATTACTGGCAGGCTTTTGCGGTATTATTGCCCACGATCAGAAGTGTCGGTGTCATGGGAGATCAACGTACCTATGCCTATCCGGTGGTTTTACGCTTTGTTACCAGCGAAGATGGCATGACCGCAGACTGGGCAAAGGTACCCTACGAACTCCTAGAAACTATTTCTAACCGCATTGTCAATGAAGTTAAGGGCATAAACCGTGTGGTTTTAGATATTACCTCCAAGCCCCCCGGCACTATTGAATGGGAGTGA